Genomic window (Primulina eburnea isolate SZY01 chromosome 8, ASM2296580v1, whole genome shotgun sequence):
ATTTGTTTctactcataaaaaaaaaaccaacatGGATAACTGAATAAAAGatttttttaattcaaaaatatctaatatatatatatatatatatatatacacacacacacattaaaTAAACAATATATGAAGATATTATTTTACAAGTAAATCTAAAAAAGTATCTTCGAAACCCTCTCTATTTAGAAACCTCatcgataataataataataataataataataataataataattcaattcATTGCTTGTTGTAGCCAAAACATCAGAGAATAATAGGCATTACAAGAAAAGTGAACAGATGCATTTGTGGTTTTGGGATTTGATGTGAGAAACGGGACTCTGTTCTCTTAGGCATCAGTCTGTTTCTTTTTGTTCCTCTTGCTGCTCTATCTAAAGATTAGACTACACAATGCCATGGCTCCATTTTTTTACATCTCCTCTATTATTACCtccaattttattttcttttttcttttaaaaaagaaaacaatatATAAAACGTGCAAATTTGATCCGTGAAACAGTCTCTCAGATTTTTTTTCCATGATTGAAAAGAATTATTCTAAATAACTCTCGAAAGAtgggtttatatgcatgtttgtaaattttttaaaatacatcaattgattaacatgtaatcttatttttaaattgataatataaatgtaaaaataatattatttattattgtgtgaatataattttgtataaaaatatcatagcttacatattaattaaaaatacgaaaatgaatttaaaaaaacaatgtTGTTACGAaaatattcaattattaagaattaaacaacatttttttgatcatcttttattattattgaatattacattaatttgtataaatcataaattaaaaatcacaaaatcaattctataattcaaaatttcctcgtgttattaaaataaaaaattattaaatgaacaatcagccaaaaaatgaaaaatttgaaaaagaaagatgaaaatatatatagagatacacttcgaaaatttgagagagtaatataaatagatgagaggagagaagatatgaagatatgtgatgtgaagcgacagagagagagttagaagttttaaaaatccattcaaatctttggtgtgaaccaaatacaattttttacaatttgtagttgtaccttaggctttaatgtttgtatgtcaatgaattccatggagttattaaaagtccatggaaaatttgaatacctgtagacttttatagagtttataaaagtcaatgttgactatcacttgactttttaaaactccataaaagtctattttgaataccacaagacttctatagagtatgcaaaagtcttgattgaatacctctagattttaaaaatctacaaaagtcattaaaagtcaataaatttcccacgttgaatacacccccttaataaaaaattatttataaagttcTTAAGTTTAATAAGATTTCTAATTTCTTTACGCACAAATTCAGTAATACCAAAATATATATGCACAGAATTATTAAATTATACACACTACAAATTTATCAGAATTATTATTAGTACCAAATAAAGCCGGGGAAAAGGATATCCAAGAAACGTTTtccataattaaaaaataaaactttatCTAAATACTATAATATAATTTTGAATCGAGAGAAAATGCATGATGATTTTAGATGAGTGGGCCGATTTAGCTCTTCGGGGGGATTTGTTGATatggaaaaagaaaaaaagttacgtaacaaattaaaatattttatattatatggtCCCTGTCAGGTGTATAAATTATAATGTATGCTTCCAATGCGGAAAGGCAATGTTGCAAATTGCAGtatgcaccttttgcttttgctttatctcacaaaatatcCTTTTACACATACAAGCAAAGTAGGTTAACTGGATTTGAACTTTGAAATCACCCACACAAATATatacgattatatatatataaaaatttacttaccaaataataaaattaggtCGATCATACCGGATATGTTCGTGTAGCATGTAATAGAtcgaatatatgatatttttgcggTGAATTACTCGCGTGATTAATCTGTAAGTTTTTCTAaactttttttaataatttgaacATTATACTATAAAGTTTGTCAAAAGAatcatgaaaaaaataaataattacatGCGTTTGGCTGGGAATGCCATCTCGACTTTAAGCTTAATTGGATGGCCTTTTGTTTTGTGATGGGCACTTGCAAGAATCAATTCCCCACCCACGCATGGAATGGAAGAATCAAACGCACCCCAACAAAGATTTCGATTTCCAATTTCCCATGCACACTTTAATTTGTTAGAGGACATGGAACTtcgttttaaattatttatatatttttttaaaaaatgtctcTTTAAgttttcaaatcttttaaattgcTCTACAAAAGCAACTTGAGGTTGAACCTTAAAGTATTGTCCTAAAGTGGCATCCGAGGATCTTTAATCTTTATTCTTTTTCATATATGTATAAGGTCCATAGAAAAGATCATGAATCTCACATGTAAGAATAAATGTGGATTGTTAGATATACATTAAGAAAAATACCCTGAAAATAAGTTGAACTCAACCATTTTTGAAtcgatgaatttgaaattttggaTTTCATAAAATCTATTTTCTCATTTTTATGACAttgattaaaattgaaaaacattttgtgccaatttttttcaattatctgTATAGTATTCATTAAGTTGATGAAGAtgaacattttaaatttaaagtaTGATATAAAACGTTATGTATCAAAATGTGAATGTTGAGAAGAAAAAATCACATGAGAAAAAACTGAGAAAATAAAATTCCCGCAGGAAGAAAAGTAGAATATTGGACCAACGAGGAGGCTCGATTGATCAGCGGGCCAGCCCAAAAATCCTGCTTTCAAATTCGACGAATGGAAAATAATTTGAGGcaaaaaaatcatatcataataaagTTTGATACTCACGTGAAATTTAGGATCCgattccagcaagtgtcactaatccAGATACAGGTTCCGaaattaccctgagcctgaaaactgaggatatatgggggagcagctaaaggtgctgctgaaaacgatATATTGAATAATCAACTGAACGCTCAAACCTGATATTCATAGGAGAATACCTGAGCCCGTaatgggcctgtcttccatttggACTTGGGATGGGCCACGGGCTCCTGGGCCGGATCTTGATGGGTTCATCCCTGGGTATCAAAGTTAAAAGAGATTTATTCCTTAATTGGCCATTGCTAGAACAATTGACAAATGTTATCTTACAATGAAATATTCATGATTTTATTCAACTTGTATCTACAAACAATGAACGTTAAAGAACAGAAATGGAATTTGTTTCCATGTCAACAAATGAAAAGAAAGCAATGAAATCAATTAAAGATCGATCAGAGTTAATTAGAGGATCAAATCTTCGGCATTGAGAATCGAGTCAAAATGAACCATAGGCTGCATGAACGAGTTGAGATCCTCAAAGACGTCGTCTCCGTCGTACGAACAGAAGTCGTTGGATTCGAAGCAAGTTTTTATGTCATCTGGAATGCAGCTTTGTGGTGGATATTCAAACTGATCCTGTGGTGTGGAAGAGTACTCAGCAGTCAAGGTCATTTCCATCATTTCCTTGAACTTTGAAGATTGTAGCAAAAGGCCTAATGCTGATGTGGTGTTCGCGGGTCGTGGCTGGGATGTGGCAGCATCAAAAACGTCGTCGGAGGGTTGTTGTAAGGGTGGGAGGGTGGTGGTGGCTACCACCATGTCCAGGTCGTGGTTGTCACATGGAACCATGTTTGGTTCCATATTATCGTGAAGCGTATTGTCGATGTTGTTGGGTCTTAACCATTTGATGTAGCGACTTAGATCGAAGTTCGTGACAGCGTTGAGTCCACGATATTCGATAGCTGCCATGTCATATGCAACGGCAGCTTCTTCTTGTGTAGCTGCAAGATTTTTTAATgatcatatcatataaatagtttagcggaaaattaaaaatatgaaaattgtgCTAAGATTGAAAattggacctaactcaatccCAAAAGCTAACTCAAGGAGGAGGATTCTCAaagcccatatatacaactccaaggttatttatccaaccgatgggGGACAATTAACAAATTGACATATGGTTCGAGTTTATAGCgcataaaatataatacaaGTTTGCATAATTCAAGATTTACCATAAGTTCCGAGATAAAGATATTTATTGCCAAAAACTCTTCCAATTCTGGCTTCCCATCTTCCATTGTGGTGATGTCTGCAAGAAGAATATTGCcacaaaaatgaaaataaaaatatatcatgaactATTAATATTCTTGACATACATGCCCGAATTGATATTAAAATATTGAGAATACCAGTAAAATTAATatgtaataattattttaatttaatttaacctCTCAATATTGTCTCATATCTCGGCATAATAAATGGATTTTATCCTTAGTTGTAAGATAatgaaatattataattttatattttctgTACCTTGCAACTCCTCTATACTTGGATACTCCCCTTGAGAAACCACTGCTTTTCCTGTAATTTGTCAAtaaataaaaacttaaaattacaaatgtaaattttataaatattaaacataaggttgaattatttttcattaaaatactTGCCTCCTTAATGATCCAATATATTCTTCCCTGGACTGTACCTCCATCTCTGTCAGCTCTTTCTCATATGTGGACAACTATAATTCAAAATCATCCCATTATATATAATTACAATTCTTAATTCAAATCTAATCATAAAATacaagtttatatatatatatatatgtgtgtgtgtgtgtgtgtgtgtgtgtgtgtgtgtgtgtgacaaTTACCGGAAAATTGAGAATAGTGTCTTGGCCCCAATACTTAAGTGCAGCCAAGTCATAAGCATGCGCTGCTGCGTCTTCATCATCATAGGCACCTTCACACATTCAAAAGATGCAACCAAATCGATCATTTACGATCTCGTAAATCACGAAAGAACGAAGAATACTGTCCTTACTACAATGCGTAATTTTAATCATCGTGTCGAATTTTACAAGATATATTTAATGGATGTAAATTATGTGATTCCATCGTTAATTCGTTGAACACGTTTTAATTTGTGGGACGACGGCTAAGTGTGATCGAGACTCACCAAGATAGACTGCATTTTCGGTCAAATTCCGACCAAAGTACCCACCACCATGCATAGAGAACAAGAAGACATGATCAGTACTAAAAAAATGaaccaaaaatttaaataaagaatccaaaattaaataataaattaatgttgcatttcatgtatttttcttcaaggaaaaaaaaaactaacctTGTCTGCCTTTCTTGTTTTGTGCCTCGTTCCAGCAATTCTTATCCCACAAATGTGCTTCGTATCTCCCCGTCCATCGGTGCCTACGACATACGTAAAACCGAAACATATTCTCAAGTTAGTCGAGGCCCTAAATATTTTACATAAACCGAAAATTTGTAGTAATGTATatactttcaaattttgatgaCTAGTTATTCGTCACATTTATGCACTGGCCATCGAAATATTGATTTTCGACTAAAAATAAACGATCAAATCTTAAAACCTCGTCACCCCGCGATAAACGGAGCTTCGTTGAGGAGGTGAGTCTCTAGGGATCGTTTTCCGAGTCCGTTTAGCCTTCATCCCGGGATTCGTAGCGTGGTTAGCATTAGTGTTCTTCGAAGAAGGGTTATCAAGAATGTTCTTCTGTGGTAGCTTGCCCATAGGTTTTATGTATGTAATGGTTAATTAGGAGAATGGTTGAAGGATTGATATGCCTATATGTCTTCGAATGTTAGGGTTTTTAAAGGGAAAAAAATGAGGTGAAATAATGTGGGCTGGCAAATGGCTAACTGCCGGCATGAATGATTTGGCCGTCTCAGCCGCATCTTTCCACATTGTCGTAACTTTATTTTGGGctatttgttgtttttgttggtgaATTTATTTCTACATAAAGTGCGATTAATTTGTTAATAATATccttttggattttttttatatattttgcaTGTGGGATATTCGAATTTGTGAATctaaaaatcatgaataaaaaAGGAAAATATTGGTAATGCTAAAGTTGTCTTTTAAACTATGTAGCGTTATGTATCGATGGCTCCTACAACAGTAACAATTGCTACTCCACTACTACATTATTACTTTcctaataattatataaaactATAACTAATGggattaaaaaataaaactttgATTATAACACCAACGGTAACGTTATGATACTAAAAACGTAACTAAATTAGTGACACTATCAATATTCTTCAAGAACTGTGACATTTTTTGACCATCTTGAGTTCACTTATATTATGATCTCGTTTTCGGTACCGAGTATTACGACGACCATGATGCAAACGACTCTCCCTGATCTAATTGGGATGAATTGGTGACCTCGGCTTGATCGATTAAGGGTGTTTCTCAAATGTTATCATATTATATCCTCCATTCAGGCTTCTCATTCGGTTCCCGATTTGTCAGGTATACTACGAAGAATGAGATGGATCGGTAGGAAATACCATTCCGGCACAATATGAGGCGGCCTGGACATCAGATTTGCAGGAATAAATTAGGCACTGAACTTAGGTTTCGCAGTGCTTATGGGCGTAGTCAAACTTAAGAGAGTGTATTACATATCTCTTAATTTGCATGAAAATCATCTATATTATTCCTTATTAGCATACCCTAATTTTAGGGTTGGGTTCAGCACATGTCAAGCTTTTCATTAAGAACATCTTCCCTTAGATGCGGAAACCATCGACATGCACTTTTACCCATGGATTGTGGGGGAAAAAGTGATAATTAATTTGTTGTGCTTCTGACAACATTAGATATTCTGCTTGATTTGTGCGAGAAGATAATAAAATGATGTATTATTCAAAGAtaataaattgaaagatataaaaaataatgagaTGTACAACCCAAGTTGTAGAATTGAGTCAAACATTGAATTAATATGTATAATGAAATAATTAATATGATATATCTTTTACATTAAAGTGTTTACAAGTTCAAGATGACATGCAAAAGGAACATCACACATCACCAAGGCAAGACTTCTGGTTTTTGTGATGCTCTAATTAATGAATACAAAGCTTTTTAATTATGTGCCACTGTCAACGTACGTTATTAAATACACGCATTATACTTGATATTTAATTTGTACGAAGACTTCTGTAAAAGTCGATTGAATACATAtgtggcaaaaatttgtgtgagacggtctcacggatcgtatttgtgagacggatctcttatttggatcacccatgaaaaagtattactttttattgtgaatatgggtagagttgacctgtttcatagattatgatccgtaagacggtctcacatgagactcactcgtcAAGAAATagtgaaaaataaattcaaattattAAAGTTCATAATCGAAGCTTGCAGAACTTTTTTCAAGAACATGCAAAGGTTTAACCATATATGTTTTGATCAATTTAAGATTAATTTGATTTCTTTGCTTCATCTTTAAGGGAAAAAAATGTTACTGCTATCAGTAAAATTGTACAGATTATGGTCCATCTgctaattatttttatatattatatgggagttttaaattttaaaatactaaaatatatcatagtatgttataaaataatatataataataatattagcttattaatgtttatttatttattcttctGTTTTGGATTTTCCcacatatatataataagtTTTGGCATGCAGTGTTTAAGAAAAAGTTAAATCATGCAATCTGTGTATGAGTAAATAATAGGATTAATATTGTTAGTATCAACGTTTGCTGGTCTTATTAGCTGCTCTGATTCAGATTTACTAATTTAATCGAAACTTTTAGTCTTGTTCCTCCTAACTTCTTCCCGTTTTCCAGAACcattttttttactcaaaaCACGTGTGCAGAATATACGCGCAGTCTCACGTATATTTCTGTGAAACAAAACTACAATTAAAATGTTGGTGGGAAAGTGCATTTTTCATCTTATAGTAACAATAGATCAATTTGTTACAATTTATCCACCAAACTGTAAAGAAAATCAAGGGACGTGCATTCATTTTTACCAGCAGGCAGCATGCATGTAATATTTTATGCAACTACTGATGGAACTAATCAGGATTATGCTAGCGCAGTCCAAATCCAATGATGTCCGAATTGTGGGCATTACAATGTctaaattgacaaaaacttgtgtgagacgatctcacgagtcgtattttatgagacatatagcttatttggataatccatgaaaaaaatattactttttatggtaagagtgttactttttatggtgaatatcggtagggttaacTTTTCTAACagattaagattcgtgagaccgtgtcacaagagacctactcgtcTAAGTTGGGGACTAATAATAAGAACCAATAGCTGCTTGTATCTAGAGATAATATTGGACAAATGAGGCACCAAAAAATGTTATGAAAGTTTTATAATGCATTATTTCAACGAGAGAAATTCAGAACAACAGTAAATCGAGAAGATTAAAAGCATTTCAAAATatatgaatatttatttttttattgtaaaaataaaattattgtcaaattttatttggaaaaattaagtttgttattttataaattaaatcgtGTATGTATTAATGTATATCCCAAGACCTTAAGACTTAGGATTAATTTACTGTTTTGATTATGGTTCCCGTGctcatttttatttttgggaGTTAGGAACTAATGGTATTCTAATCCGAAACGGGGGTTCCATTTTATATATCTATGTTTCTCTACATCTGATGTGCCGTAGTGGATACACCTACTTTGTATATATACTAGCGAATGATGAATAAGTTAAAATAGTAACTATTACGTAAATGAATCATGATTATGATTCATTAATAGATCAAGTTGATTCATAAAAATTTTAGTatagtttttaattattatttgaataaatataatgcatttatattaaatatgtgATTTGTagaaataatatgtgtatttttgtattttaaagtaaattatatgaaaaatattacttaattaaatgaattatttatttttataaaaaataattagttCTCagacaaaaaattgtgtgagacgatctcaccgatcgtattttgtgagacagatcttttatttgggttatccatgagaaagtattactttttatgctaatagtattactttttattgtgaatatcggtagggttgatccgtctcacagatacagATTCGTacgaccatctcacaagagacatactttTAATCTCAAGTACACGTCAACTtgtaggcaaaaacttatgtgagacggtctcacgggtcgtattttgtgagacggatctttatttgggtcatccatgaaaaaatattactttttatgctaagagtataattttttattgttaatatcgatagaatcgacccgtctcacatattaagattcgtgagacggtctcacatattaagagtcgtgagacggtctcacatgatacccACCCCAACTTTTATATAATGTGTAGATATTTCTATCACCGTGTTCATCGCCATTAAAATGAGttgtctatttttttaaaatctgtccatatccgtaAATACATACGAACACACGAATTTTTTTAATCCAAAAAAAAGAGTAATCGGCCCATAAAAGTTAGGCCCATTTTCATCGGAAACCCTATTCCCCCAAATTGCCATCGTATTTCATCAGCTTTATTTCCTCCACAGAACCCTAACCTTGGCTTTAGCTTTGTTCACCCAGAGAGCATCGAAAGCTAAAGATGCCCGCGGGTCACGG
Coding sequences:
- the LOC140839297 gene encoding AP2-like ethylene-responsive transcription factor At1g16060, with translation MGKLPQKNILDNPSSKNTNANHATNPGMKAKRTRKTIPRDSPPQRSSVYRGVTRHRWTGRYEAHLWDKNCWNEAQNKKGRQVYLGAYDDEDAAAHAYDLAALKYWGQDTILNFPLSTYEKELTEMEVQSREEYIGSLRRKSSGFSRGVSKYRGVARHHHNGRWEARIGRVFGNKYLYLGTYATQEEAAVAYDMAAIEYRGLNAVTNFDLSRYIKWLRPNNIDNTLHDNMEPNMVPCDNHDLDMVVATTTLPPLQQPSDDVFDAATSQPRPANTTSALGLLLQSSKFKEMMEMTLTAEYSSTPQDQFEYPPQSCIPDDIKTCFESNDFCSYDGDDVFEDLNSFMQPMVHFDSILNAEDLIL